A stretch of Chitinophaga caeni DNA encodes these proteins:
- the ltrA gene encoding group II intron reverse transcriptase/maturase: MDQIVDPLNLSKAYQRVRSNGGSAGVDGMEVEALRCWLGTHLTELQDQLLPGTYEPRAVRGVEIPKPHGGKRLLGIPTVKDRLVQQAVHQVLSARYERIFSANSYGFRANKSAHQALKAAGIFIASGKGYVIDLDLEKFFDEVNHHRLMWLLKTRIGDNRVLQLIHRYLKAGMMHGGLTGQRIKGTPQGSPLSPILSNIVLDELDKELERRGHSYVRYADDVKIFVSSERRAKEVKESITGYIMDMLKLKVNGSKSRICRGAKLNFLGHSIFNDGTPGLSRASERRLKDRLRKLTRRNKGVSLDRIIGQLRTKLQGWLNYFRYARMKSKMESVDGWLRRKLKCFRLKQCKRRIGIVRWLRKLGVEETLSWRVALSGKGWWRLSNSPALNMGMDKLWFAQQGYYSLSENYKSLHRKLL, translated from the coding sequence ATGGATCAGATTGTGGACCCATTAAATTTAAGTAAGGCGTACCAAAGGGTGCGGAGCAATGGAGGAAGTGCGGGTGTAGATGGGATGGAAGTAGAAGCGTTGCGATGCTGGCTGGGAACGCATCTCACCGAGTTGCAAGATCAGCTATTGCCAGGCACGTACGAACCCCGGGCTGTGCGAGGAGTTGAGATACCCAAACCCCATGGGGGCAAGCGGTTGTTGGGCATACCCACGGTGAAAGACCGCCTGGTGCAGCAAGCGGTGCACCAGGTATTAAGTGCAAGGTATGAAAGAATATTTTCTGCGAACAGTTATGGGTTCCGTGCCAACAAGAGTGCGCATCAGGCACTGAAGGCGGCGGGAATCTTCATTGCATCGGGGAAGGGGTATGTAATAGACCTCGACCTGGAGAAGTTCTTTGATGAAGTGAATCATCACCGGTTGATGTGGTTGTTGAAAACGCGGATCGGTGACAACAGGGTACTTCAACTAATACACCGGTATCTGAAAGCAGGAATGATGCATGGTGGTTTGACCGGGCAACGCATCAAAGGCACACCGCAAGGCAGCCCGCTAAGTCCGATATTGTCCAACATCGTATTAGACGAACTGGATAAAGAGCTGGAAAGAAGAGGGCATAGCTACGTAAGGTATGCTGACGATGTGAAAATTTTTGTTAGCAGTGAACGAAGAGCCAAAGAGGTGAAAGAGAGTATCACTGGGTATATCATGGATATGCTCAAGCTCAAGGTGAACGGGAGTAAGAGCCGGATCTGCCGGGGGGCTAAATTAAACTTCCTGGGTCACAGTATCTTCAATGACGGAACCCCGGGCCTTAGTAGAGCGAGCGAAAGAAGGCTAAAGGACAGATTGCGCAAGCTAACAAGGCGTAATAAAGGCGTGAGTCTGGATCGGATCATTGGTCAACTGCGAACAAAATTACAGGGCTGGCTGAACTATTTTCGCTACGCCCGCATGAAGAGCAAGATGGAATCGGTGGATGGTTGGCTAAGGCGCAAGCTTAAATGCTTCAGACTGAAGCAGTGCAAGCGTAGGATAGGCATTGTCCGCTGGCTTCGGAAACTTGGGGTTGAAGAAACCCTTAGCTGGCGAGTTGCACTAAGCGGTAAAGGGTGGTGGAGGCTAAGCAACAGCCCCGCTCTGAACATGGGTATGGATAAGTTGTGGTTCGCGCAACAAGGCTATTACAGCCTGAGCGAGAACTACAAATCCTTACATCGTAAACTACTTTAA
- a CDS encoding RHS repeat domain-containing protein has product MNVHLWAVISNKKLARGSGSTVDYNDAELLSATDYYPFGMQMPGRVFNSGGYRYGFNGKENDNEVKGEGNQIDFGMRVYDPRVAKFLSVDPMSSERVAWTPYNSMRNNPINNIDPTGALDEWVQTGGEMKWDDRVVDQKSAERIYGKGAIYRAPGYEYTAKNGDRIHLGDERMFAVNGVVKQAPNSIPANNFTPGGFNQFWQNNRGSFDSRVEAYRAWRGEPGEHEGESKWDRIFRLSANFSMEGRREFASGGMNMYNGWARGVRNTNTIYRVVTNEEAADVVANGFRQPPLVSKISAYEGKLFWTNMDDANWYLNWVGKEGNTVLKVKVDGSFIFENGTDVGRQFYFVSPERLQQLNKAIINVK; this is encoded by the coding sequence GTGAACGTTCATCTTTGGGCAGTAATTTCGAATAAGAAGCTCGCCCGCGGTAGTGGATCTACGGTTGATTATAATGATGCTGAGCTGTTGAGCGCGACGGATTATTATCCTTTCGGAATGCAGATGCCGGGAAGGGTGTTTAATAGTGGTGGGTATCGGTATGGGTTTAACGGGAAAGAGAATGATAACGAGGTGAAGGGTGAGGGGAACCAGATTGACTTTGGTATGCGTGTGTACGATCCACGGGTAGCCAAGTTCTTGTCAGTTGACCCTATGAGTAGTGAGCGTGTTGCATGGACGCCTTATAACTCCATGCGTAACAATCCTATTAACAACATTGACCCGACTGGAGCCCTGGATGAATGGGTGCAAACAGGAGGTGAAATGAAATGGGATGATCGGGTCGTAGATCAAAAGTCTGCTGAGCGCATTTATGGAAAAGGAGCGATTTATAGGGCGCCGGGTTATGAGTATACGGCAAAGAACGGTGATCGTATTCATCTGGGAGATGAGCGGATGTTTGCTGTAAATGGAGTTGTTAAACAGGCACCTAACTCAATTCCGGCAAATAATTTTACTCCTGGAGGATTTAATCAGTTTTGGCAGAATAATAGGGGAAGTTTTGATTCGCGGGTGGAGGCGTATAGAGCATGGCGAGGAGAACCGGGTGAGCATGAAGGTGAGTCAAAGTGGGATAGAATATTTAGATTGTCTGCAAACTTTAGCATGGAGGGCAGGAGGGAATTTGCTAGTGGAGGAATGAATATGTATAATGGATGGGCGAGAGGAGTTCGGAATACTAATACGATTTACCGTGTTGTTACGAACGAAGAAGCTGCGGATGTTGTGGCGAATGGTTTTAGGCAACCACCGCTAGTTTCTAAGATTTCAGCTTACGAGGGTAAATTATTTTGGACAAATATGGATGATGCCAATTGGTATTTAAATTGGGTGGGAAAAGAGGGTAATACTGTGCTTAAAGTAAAAGTAGACGGGAGCTTTATTTTTGAGAATGGGACTGATGTTGGTAGGCAGTTTTATTTTGTTAGTCCCGAAAGATTGCAACAACTCAATAAGGCTATCATAAATGTAAAATAG